The genomic region gtgagattacaaaacccaagtagatgatctcttcctgcatgaacaaacacttctccaaattgatcattagttgctcttcatgtaacttcttgagaaccatatctatgtggatgaggtgctcttcccttgtgtgactgaacatcaagatatcatctagatatactatgacaaattccctatgaattccaccaagacttcattcattaacctcacaAAGGTACTATGTGCGTTggataacccaaatggcatgactttccattaatataacccctcattagttttaaaagttgttttccattcatcccttggccttattctaatttgatggtatccactttttagatccatttttgtaaaatatttagcacTTCCTAAGCAAAcaagcaaatcctctattctagggattgggaacctataccttatggttatcttgttgatggctcttgtctgtacaaagcctccaagtgccttctttcttgggtgcaaggactgtcggtactgcacatgggcttagacttttgccaatcagtcctgattcaagcaactcttcaatctgtcttgccatttctgcattctggtctggggtgagcttgtaggctgctttgtttggcaatgtagatccagggatcagatctatgcaatgaccgatgtcccttattggtggtagggatcttggtattccatctgagatgatgccttgatgtTTATCAAGCAATTGTCTGACTGTTGGTTCTAGGTGTTTTGGTCCTCCTTTCTCTTCTGCAtactgctctttccttgtcacctttgggctaggcatgagggcatagcaaactgcacctttctctaCAATCTCCCTCATGAACTGTTTACCTTTTATCATCagcactcttgtatccttcccttttgattccatctcttcctctatcagaggtaagagttctaccaccttaccatccttggtgattgagtagATGTTCCTTAATCCATCATGATGAGTCTTCAAGtcatactaccatggtctcccaaataagagatggcatgcatccattttggctatgtcaaatagcaatctatccttgtaagatccaatctgaaactccacccaagcttGCTAatcttgggtgagccatgaaaccttatagggATATGGGTGAGGCAACTTCCTAAGcttaagcttctctaccatttcaagtgatacaaaattttcagtggatcaggagtctattagaaccttgcatacctttccgcctgccttgcaagtggttttgaaaagagatttcctttgtgtaggctccttgtcaggtaccttcatggtggttactactctccttatcatcagagcctctcctttTTCAGGATATCCATAACTATCAAGGACATTTACACTTTGAGAAGTGCTTGCACTTGCCAaactttgacaatcagattcctgcaccaaattgcttttCCTTTCTCCCATGGATCTAGAAGCCTTCTCCGAACACCTATTGGCCATATGCCCTTCTTGATTACAGTTGTAGCACCtgggaggtcctctaccttgggatctcccTCTAGAGGGTGGTTTTCTACCCCTAAAgcttcctcttggattgtagcctcctccatggttgtaactactctctcctctattgccttcttggttagagtctccctggtaaccaaaaccatttcctctacctcggAAAGGGCCTCTtcatcctctttgttgtctccctttacctctgccattttggtcttgccttctcttcaacttctcctccaccttgagtgccaattgaaatcGCTTTTGGACTATCTccagggtgtggagattcaagtcttcttaaattgtaaatctcaacccattgagataccttgccaccttctcatcttcactctttCACCTTAGTCCTCACACACAACATCATGAACTCCTCggtataggaactcacgtccatctccttttgtttcaaattctacctcctcctatgcaattggatattgtaatccattgggacatatgcttctttcaccaaaacaatcatcttcttccatgtagctattattctctttccctctttcaccctctcatcttggatgaaagtccaccaagttaatgcagcccctttcattttggattgggccatcttcaccctctgatggtctggtatgtcttcacttttaaaaaaattgtccaaggagtctatccactccatcattccTGCAAATACTGGCAGacccatcttcacatccattgtccTTCTCTTTATGGACtcgaggacactcatcaggggtctctggtctgcaggtacctctagctcttcctgcatagggatctcctcttcatccccttcttctccagagtctctctctcccctctccactatgTCCTTCAACCGGTCCATCTCATTCCTCAAGCCCTGATTGCTCTGCTCTCTGCCATCTGcttcttcactaggacattcaactctgcattggtcattcttgaaggtgcctcatgtgatccttcttcttctgacatcttgtcttctccttctcttccaaatgacactcctttgctctgataccacttgatgcagaggcctacccaaactcctagtAACAAGCCCAaataaggttaggctagtgacccttcaactactcacaagggtcttgcaaggaaggactctacaccttggatgaaactactcacACACTCACTAGTCATGGGCCTACTTAAGATGAGTAAAACAACTCTTCAAAAGTACCTTATCGGTGAtccctactccttgggattttatatttggtccacacataacatttaatacctctttcaagcattggttttgatcttgggcatcaaactctaatacctcctttgtaaacctaccccttcgGTTAGTAGTCCTCCTGTACCAGTGTTTTGGCCTTAACTCAAAAATAtcccacacacccatacaaacaaCTTAGCATTTCatacacccttttggaagttatactgatccccaaaatggtttgatcaAATCTACAAATATAAGGTCtgctccctttagaggctaagagacctaataggggcaattagtcctattttccaaagcaactacctttatcggtagacaaaatgaaaaaaaaaacttaataggaatgtggggggtagtgagaaaattctaattccagggttgcatgcctggaatccatcggtaagacaaattatgatgactgtcctaaaacttgtcctaggtagtcacatagagatgcctacctaaatctgttcttttctccacacaacaaggtctcccctgtaaaaaaaaatgaaaacaataaaatacaaaggcttatcttgcatccctccaaaggaagagtcttctaatggactggagtgcaagataaagccattttggttcaaaaccctctccaaaccctcactttcCGGGTCACAAACAgtaaaatggagggttctctctactccaaaATGATTAAGACCAtagaccaccaccaaaagaaatcTATTTCATCTCCCtgtctactccatggatggtggggttcAAATCAATCCGTACAGTCACgtacaaactcaaaatttctaagaaaactatagtattttgtgtattactgattctcaaactccaactccaatcacaacaaccttgggaatcatgcccacaaggattatacaactctccaattgTTTGCCAccgaatttggagtaggttggagccattgaaaggcttctgcaaccgatttacaaaaagttgcacttttgcactcaaaagttgcattttttgccATTTTactcaaaaagttgtcatacttcctaaggttgggattcacacacatggaccaaccaaacacacataaaacatgtctaaaacctattaaacatgaatctaaaccatctattacccctttttaccacattgtcccaattggcttctcaaattgcctaattggtgacatgggcttacatggtggggtttatttacatacatgaaacacaaaacacactaacacatcctaatgatcctagtcttcatcctcaggGTCCTGAAAAGCTTGTTGATGAAGTTCTCCTGCACCACCATATCTCAATTCTTCCTCTATGCCATCAACTTCAAATGTCTCAAGCAAAGTGATTGAATGAAATGGTGTAGTAGTAGCTCTAGGTGATAGATCCACTTGTACCGAAGTAAATGCTTGTATCTTTATTTAGTAGAGATAGTTTACTATCCTTGAGTATATTTGAACCACACCCAACCAAAGATGCCTTGATATTCAAAGAGCAATGGGAACTTCAAAAAACATGATGGAATCTATGACATCAATAACAAATCACAAAATTAATGTCAAGAATCCCATCAATAGATTTAAGTAAAAAGAAATACCCTTTAAATAAGCTGAGTCATTGAGTAGAGCATAAAAAAAAAGTATTGACATTAAATTGCATTTTCCATCATATGCATTTTTTATGAGCATTCAAATATATTTACAAGATATTGCATACCTCTTGAATAATTTACAATAGTTaaggaatataaataaaatttaaggtCAATAATAAATTTTTGCATCATCAAAAAAGTATTAGAAACAATGTACAAAAAGGTTTATTCTGCATGTGCATAAGAATTTCTTGATCTAATCGTTGGAAGAACCCCAACTTTTATGTGGGATATTCAAGCAAATTTGTGAGTCTCAATTTAATATGTCCATGTTTAAACAATACCACCATCAATCATCTCAATatagaaatgaaagacaaataataAATTCAAGGGGTTGAACTCTGAATGTGAGATCATGttaaaaagaagtttgagtttgcagcCCCTAAGATTATAGCCATCATTGCAAGCAAAAGTCTAAAATCTAAGTATTTACAATGTATTGCCTCAAGGATCATGAATTAGTCAAGGTATACCTAAGGTATAAAGGTTACAGTCCTTTTAAGGATAGTTATAGCAGTAGCATGAAGACATAGAGCCATAAGGTTTCATCATCAAGCACATAGATAAGGCCATCTGACAGTTTAGACATAGCAAAGAGAAGGACAAAGAATGAGGGCAGATATAAACCAATAGTCACAATTACGTCAAGAAGCttatctcaaagccaaaatagaatGAACATTTCAATGCCCAGTAACAACAAAGATCACAATCCATTCACCAAAGAACAATGGCTCTCATTATAAAAGATGAAAGATAGAGGTAACAACCATTGATCAGTTTAGAGCAGTCACAGTAAGGAATAGCACGAGAAGTACACGTGGTATAATGAGGTTTCAGACCAATCCATTAGATCTACAGTGCAAGGTAGAGAGCTCTGTGGTAAGGGATCAACATCAAATCAAGACAAACACTATCAAACAAAACCATGAAAAGAGCAGAGAATAGACATCATTTGCAGACCTAGATCAGCATGCCAAGAGCCATACATAAGCATCATTGACAATGTAAAGCCAGGAAAAGACTAGGTGCAATATCAAGAGCAGTCATGATACTCTTGAATCAGTCATGATACTGGCCCTTGATCAAACAACAGACAAGGTCTTAGGGTTTCTACACCCAAGAGAGCAGCTTCAGCATATCATTCAAATAACAGTCATGGCAAGATAAGACTGCTCACACAAACCTAAAAAGGAAGAATACAGTCACAAGGAAGTACAATTTAGAAATAAGTAATACAGTCATGTGAATTGTTTACCAAACAATTACCAATTAGATGTTTCAAGGAACAAAATGCAACACTGTTATGAGCATAATAAATACAATAAGCCATAAAAATAAATTATCCTTTAGCAAAACCCAAGAAAGATGGCACCATATTATCATAACCTTTGTAAATAACAGAGTTTCCACTTGCCACCAAAATtccaatataaaaaattattacaaataaaAATATGAGAAGAAAAATATGTTATTAGATACAACAATAAAACTCAAACCTAAAGTAAAAGATGAAGATACAAGTTTTGGTTCATACACCTACCAGGCTTAAGATTGTGATGATATTACCCATGTTGATGCATATAAACAAGGACGGGCTTGAAAAACTTGAAAGCACCAATTTCGTACCTTTGACTCTGGAAAAAGCTTGACCTTATCTTTCATTAGGTGGTACAAATTGCATTCCTGGTACAtaagaaaaacaaaataaataagtaTATTTGCTTTCACAGTAGTCAGTCAATTTTAAAAATTACACTCACATTGATGAGTACAAAGCATACAGCATACCATGTACTCAAAAACAAAATATAGAATGCCATTTTCTCTGATGACCTCCTTCAACTTCACTATATTAAGATGGTTCATTTTCCGAAGAGACTAGAACATAGAAGAGAACATCAAATATTAGTCTTGTTATCCAATTTAGGTCATTTGTCTAAATTGCATATAGGGTATGTGTATATAGTTTCAGACTTTGCGTTTTGGTCTTGTGTTGAGGTTGGTTTGTGAGTCAGGATGAAATATTTTTTGTCAAAAGATTTCCATTTGTTTAAATATGTTGTAAATGTTGTTAAAAGTGTCAAAAGAAGCTCATAATGTCAAAATATGAAATAATGGGCCTCTTattgtttgaaaatattaattAAGGGCTTTATTTCATATTTGTTTTGGGAGGGTCTCTCATTGCATCAGTGATTCACATACCACATAGTTCTCAAATAATGCTTGGAGGGAAATTTTGAGGTCTCCTTCAACATATATTTGACCCAAATGCAAAGGAGTTGGACTTTGAACCCATAGCTAAAAAAAAAGCTTGGGTTATAGGGAATAAACTGTAGTTCCTCTAAGAAAGCCCtagtttcatgttttattttggccACCAAATATGGAGTAGATCTATACAATTAAGCTTCACTTGTCCCTAAAGTAATAGAAAATCTCAGATGGATAGTAGTCATGAGTGCTTAAATAACAATTGTTTGAAGAAGAATGCCTTATTCATCAGAGAGAACAAATATGTCCTCATTAGGGAGGCATGGGTTTAGAAGATCCAAGGGTACTTGAGATAGAGAGATACACTCAAGATGTTAACAACAGTCCCAGTGAAAGAGAAATAGATAGAAAGATGTTCTATATCGCCAAAAGCATGAGAAAAACAAGTACTAATTAAGAGGGAGCAACGTATGTCCCAAGGGTTTCCTCATTACTGTCAAAAGAATCCATCATTTGAGGTAAGGTTTCAATGCAATACCCATGAGTCCTTATGTGTTGATGCTTTCTCATATTATTTCAAGGAACTACTGTTTGTTGCATTCAATGTTTTGAAGAGAGATATAGACAACTCACAATAATGCACAGTGGCTATGATACCAATAGTtttcatttgatgatcatctaTCAACTTTTCATTTGTAAATAACCTATCCCAAAAGGTGTATTGAGCAGTCCTTATTCATAGTCAAACATGCTAGATAGCAGCTTTAAGAGCCTTTCATGATCATATCAGCAATTTTTATAAGCTTGACAGAACTTTAAGGCAGGAATACAATGAATGGACATCATTGGTAACCATAAGTTTGATGGAAGAAGTCTTAAGAGTAGGTACTGTTATGAGAGAAGAACCATCAATGACTTCAAAAGCAAGAAAAGAGAAGTCAGAACAAAGCACTATATAACAACCATATATCATAACCACCGTCCACAAATGATTTATTAGAGCTAAAGAGTTTTCAGAATAATAATAGAAAACCTCCCAAAGGACAAGTTGTGACAATAGCTTTCACTATCAAAGATAAAAAAGATAATAGAACACAAGGAAACCCAATGTCAAAAGCAGCCTCAAGATAAGATAGTAGTACTCTTTAGAGGCTCTTAGTGCAGTGATAGAGCACCAAACAACCTCTAATTAGACTTCATAGCAACCTATAGGTTCTTATTTGCAACATTTTAAGAAAGGAGAACAAAGAGCTTGTAAAGTGTTTTGGCAATCTGTGCGAAACATGACCCTAGGTTAACTCCTCAACAATCAACACAGAGAAGAAGTAATGCTAAGAAGAAGCAACAAATATTGTCACTACTTCATGAAAACCTTAAAATTCATTCATGATAGTTTAAAGGAGAGCAGTTCACTAGCAGCACAGTGAGCCAAAACAGTCATAAAGATGCATAGAAGACTATGATGTTGTGAACGGTATAGTATCACGAGTAGTCTCTATATTTCAAGAAAACAGTGATCAGTTATACAAGGGATGAAGGGTTAGAGCACAGTTAAAGACTAAAAGCAATGATTACAGTCTAGAAAAATGTCCAAAGATATTAAGGGGAGTATACTCAAAAGAATGTTTTGGGTGTGATCACAGAGcaatcaaataatataataaaggtTGCAACCCTCATAAAGTGCAGTCATTAATACACACAGTTCACAGTGAATCTCATGAGAAGAAACAGTCATGTGAAAAAGATATCAAATGCATTGATAGTCCCAAATATCAACATGAAGGCATTGTAGCATAAGGAGAATGGTGAAGACATTTTAACCAATAAAAGGCATATTAATATATTATAGAGGTTTATTACTGTCCTTTACTTgcaaaagacatcaaaatgaagaaaatatagtCATAGAACAGTACTAAGGGTTGATAGTAAGAATTATAGGGCACATTCACAGTGAGCCCGAAGCATTGAAAAGGTTTGTTGCAGCCATATTAATAGAGCATACCATAATCCAAAAACCCTGCCCAAAGTCAGTAAAAAAGACTATATGACAATGAGTTTATCtttcattattattgttttatgTTCCTTAATGATGACCTATAGAGCATTAAACAGAGTAGACAATAATCCGAGGACACATCCTCAAAGAAGTCAATAGGCTCTAAGGATAACAAATAGGACAATCATTATCAATATTACAAAGCCCATGCAAAGCAAGCCAGGACAATGAGTTTTGACAAGACATAGGGTATACTTTCAGATCTTGATAGTCATAATGGGGTAGTCTCAGACCTAGCAGGGATAAATATTCATTACCACATATAGAAAAGATATAAAAAATGACAGTCTTGAGCATATAAAAGAATCATGCATAAGTCATGCAAAATAGTGATAAGAATGATCTCATAGCAGCCTCATAAATAGCGAGGTCATCAAGCGCAAAGTCCATCAAAAGAGTCCTTTTCCAAAGATCACAACAACAATGAGGTCATACACAAGAGAATTAGTACGCTAATGTAGCAGTCAATAATGGAATTTACAATCATAAGTACAGTTAAGAGATGAATCTCAGATATTTCTGAGGAAATCACAAAGGTATAGTTGTCGATTCCAAACCCTAGTGCAACATTTAAAAAGTGGTGACCATAGTAACCATTTGAGAAGATGTAAAGACATGCAACAACCATCACAAAGTAGTGATAAAATGGGATGATACAGTCATAAAAAAAGAACACTCATCAAAGAGCAGCCATTTGATCATAAAGACCATCTTGTGTCAAAGGGTTGCCTAATATAGGACATGTGAACACTATTATAACTGTGCCATCATACAAATAACGTCGGAAGCCTAATCACAGTCATAATCAAACCATAGAGAATGAAAAGATCAAGATACAATTATAGCTTAAGATAGAGCCTTTTGTAGTGAAGGCATCATCAGTAATGAGACAAAGCAGTCAAATAGGTTCATATAGATGAGAATGATGGTAGTCCCCAGAGCCCCAATCCATTCATCACAGTCAAAAGTCATATAGGTTCATATCGGATCAAGTAAAGGATAGAACACCTACGGAAGCACAAATTTGCAGCCATCAAGGTCATATCATTTCACAAGAGCAGAGGTCAATATAAGTTACTGTATTTTCTTAGACCGTGAACATAATAAAATTCATAAAGACTGTGTATAGTCATTGTGTTAGGAAACAGTCAAGCTATAGCCAATACAAGATCTTCTTGATAGAACAAGTCACgatgagtaatgaaaatctctctGCCATTAAAGGCAATCTCAAGAGTTCAAAATAGATTTTCAAATCAGCCTTAAGGTCACTCAATAGTCAAAATTGAAAGTCATGATATCGAAGAggattgcaaaatttgaatttcaaattcaaatttcatcatcaGTGCAAGCCTTATTTTCAAATATTTGTCAAAAGGGGCGACCAAAGAAGATGTCCACCTTTTAAGGAAGATTTTTAGGCACATGTGGAAATCTAGTAGCTGATTTGAAGTACCTGATCAGAAGGTCCAAGGCCCAAATTGCAATGcatatcaaattcacaagtttATACACCTCCATTAAAAGGCTCATAGAGTAGATAAACTCCAGCTGTGAACCAAGAAAGATATTGACACTGGAAAAAAAGGATTTTATTCCTGTACGAAGGTAGAAAACAAGTAAGAAAAATCATTTCTCACCCAACAATACAAACAATGTTTAGCAGATGGTAATTATCTTATCAAGACAACCATGTTTGATGTTCCAGACTCAAATGCACTATTGTTC from Cryptomeria japonica chromosome 3, Sugi_1.0, whole genome shotgun sequence harbors:
- the LOC131076517 gene encoding uncharacterized protein LOC131076517, which translates into the protein MLLKVERRFVAHCMEREGFQELRKDHSMHPNTWFRALLVFNSINSIALKKMQGKGIKSFFSSVNIFLGSQLEFIYSMSLLMEVYKLVNLICIAIWALDLLIRNAICTT